The Flavobacterium psychrophilum genome includes a region encoding these proteins:
- a CDS encoding PspC family transcriptional regulator gives MSFITNIRHFFEKHGFEVSQRLADRLGMRATNVRLFFIYISFVTVGLWFGVYLTLAFWLRLKDMVYTKRSSVFDL, from the coding sequence ATGTCTTTTATAACCAACATACGTCATTTCTTCGAAAAACACGGATTTGAAGTGTCGCAACGCCTTGCAGACAGGCTGGGTATGCGTGCTACAAATGTAAGGTTGTTTTTTATCTATATTTCTTTTGTCACTGTTGGTCTATGGTTTGGCGTTTATCTTACACTGGCATTTTGGCTACGCCTTAAAGATATGGTGTACACGAAAAGAAGTTCTGTTTTCGACTTGTAA